The Tistrella mobilis genome window below encodes:
- a CDS encoding methyltransferase domain-containing protein, with amino-acid sequence MRDRTLPIIDIPGRDGLAGRLFDLIQAPLRWQLLACALDLGLFDRLDPPATAADLAGSLGLDATRLGRVLDGLAAMGLLDKTRGRYGLTAEAAPLLRTDGARSMRDLLLTLPRLRHGDVAGLLADPGPAPAPDMASPAFWDGSANSLRAFHRAMGADTALDLLTRLPEWPSARRLLDLGAGSEILACRLADRHPQLDITVFDLPPMADRIRARLDGRPATVIAGDMNAAGFGTGYDIIWTSMTLYYARDLVRVLAGIRRALAPGGVFVTLHEALTAERTAPETHVTGRLVPALRGQDRSFDDGTIAAAMAEAGFTRIDSRLVETAFGPFRMDCGRG; translated from the coding sequence ATGCGCGATCGCACGCTCCCCATCATCGATATCCCCGGCCGCGACGGCCTCGCCGGCCGGCTGTTCGATCTGATCCAGGCGCCCCTGCGCTGGCAGCTGCTCGCCTGTGCGCTCGATCTCGGCCTGTTCGACCGGCTCGACCCGCCGGCCACGGCCGCAGATCTCGCCGGATCCCTGGGCCTCGATGCCACCCGGCTCGGCCGCGTGCTCGACGGCCTTGCCGCCATGGGCCTGCTCGACAAGACCCGCGGCCGCTACGGCCTGACGGCAGAGGCCGCCCCGCTGCTCAGGACCGATGGCGCGCGGTCGATGCGCGACCTGCTCCTCACCCTGCCGCGGCTCCGTCATGGCGACGTCGCGGGCCTGCTCGCCGATCCCGGGCCGGCCCCCGCCCCCGACATGGCGTCGCCCGCCTTCTGGGACGGCTCGGCCAACAGCCTCAGGGCCTTTCATCGGGCGATGGGTGCCGACACCGCCCTCGACCTGCTCACCCGCCTGCCCGAATGGCCCTCGGCGCGCCGCCTGCTCGATCTGGGGGCCGGATCCGAGATACTGGCCTGCCGCCTCGCCGACCGGCACCCGCAGCTCGACATCACCGTCTTCGACCTGCCGCCGATGGCAGACCGCATCCGCGCCCGGCTGGACGGCCGGCCCGCCACGGTCATTGCAGGTGACATGAACGCGGCCGGCTTCGGCACCGGCTACGACATCATCTGGACCTCGATGACGCTCTATTACGCCCGCGATCTGGTCCGCGTCCTGGCCGGCATCCGCCGGGCCCTCGCCCCCGGCGGGGTCTTCGTCACCCTGCACGAGGCGCTGACGGCCGAACGCACCGCCCCTGAAACCCATGTCACCGGCCGCCTTGTCCCGGCGCTGCGCGGTCAGGACCGCTCCTTCGACGACGGCACCATCGCCGCCGCCATGGCCGAAGCCGGCTTCACCCGCATCGACAGCCGGCTGGTCGAGACCGCCTTCGGCCCGTTCAGGATGGATTGCGGGCGGGGGTGA
- a CDS encoding TonB-dependent receptor: protein MTTHRRVRTRLLASAVPVLLAGGTTLVTGPAVAGEDETVVRLAPVLVEARQWTEDVRRTPGTVDLLTPEDQAGPLAGGLAGIARHSPNVLIEQSSVQTRVVMRGMTVANTALQDPLGFTVNDVALPHGAVQAPRLPDPGTMEILKGPQGSLYGRNTEAGLIRTDTADPDWQAGAEARAILGFEDGADGWSPSWTVSGRVSGPIAPDKAAGAVALRAEQARGPGLNLTDGADDGASTDRLTFSGGLTLLPDDDTDISLKSVVERADLGKQRLRFLTGPYATPRNVTNYDAASWDDTVTAIQSLRIDHRAGPVDLTAITGWTHYTRDFRMDLDGTPLPTLPTLSSHKDDTVSQELRIASPDDDARLRWLAGLYGYVSRTDLDFRIGTPRVTRETSIDQTGIAGFGQAEYGLTPDLRVTLGTRVERIDQSGRMRLTNAAGSSRFDADITDTTLLPKISLAWDVAPETMLHASYARGYLPGGYNYGNATSRDSLTYGAEHSWTAEAGVKTALFGGRVVADLALFHTTSTDRQILDLEPGGITTITNAAEARIYGAELALDGRIDEVWGWFATGGLQKAEASSYRTTVNRGGTLVPVDYSGNRLPMAAEATWSAGLRYDQGGSTGGDGWFGLVAANGSGPYYFDGANTLSQDAFALADAALGYRFGTIEVSLQASNIFDRNVYARAVGVPLGQLVEDGAGREVSLQVKASW, encoded by the coding sequence ATGACCACGCATCGCAGGGTCCGCACCCGCCTGCTCGCCTCCGCCGTCCCCGTGCTGCTGGCCGGCGGCACGACGCTCGTCACGGGTCCGGCCGTGGCGGGCGAGGACGAAACCGTCGTCCGCCTCGCGCCCGTCCTGGTCGAGGCCCGCCAGTGGACCGAGGATGTCCGCCGAACCCCCGGCACGGTCGACCTGCTCACGCCCGAGGATCAGGCCGGTCCGCTCGCCGGTGGCCTCGCCGGCATCGCCCGACACTCGCCCAATGTGCTGATCGAACAGTCCTCGGTGCAGACCCGGGTGGTGATGCGCGGCATGACCGTCGCCAACACCGCCCTGCAGGATCCGCTCGGCTTCACGGTCAACGACGTCGCCCTGCCCCATGGCGCGGTACAGGCGCCGCGCCTGCCCGATCCCGGCACCATGGAGATCCTGAAAGGCCCCCAGGGCAGCCTGTACGGCCGCAACACCGAAGCCGGGCTGATCCGTACCGACACGGCCGATCCCGACTGGCAGGCGGGCGCCGAAGCCCGCGCCATCCTGGGGTTCGAAGACGGCGCCGACGGCTGGAGCCCGAGCTGGACCGTCAGCGGCCGGGTCTCGGGGCCGATCGCGCCCGACAAGGCCGCGGGCGCCGTGGCGCTGCGGGCCGAACAGGCCCGCGGCCCCGGTCTCAACCTCACCGACGGCGCCGATGACGGCGCGTCCACCGATCGGCTGACCTTTTCCGGCGGGCTGACCCTGCTGCCCGACGACGACACCGACATCTCGCTCAAAAGCGTGGTGGAGCGGGCCGATCTCGGCAAGCAGCGGCTGCGCTTCCTGACCGGCCCCTATGCCACGCCCCGCAATGTCACCAATTACGACGCCGCCTCGTGGGACGATACGGTGACGGCCATCCAGTCGCTGCGCATCGACCATCGTGCCGGGCCGGTCGATCTCACCGCCATCACCGGCTGGACGCATTACACCCGGGATTTCCGGATGGATCTGGACGGCACGCCGCTGCCCACCCTGCCCACGCTTTCCTCCCACAAGGACGATACCGTCTCGCAGGAACTGCGCATCGCCTCGCCGGATGATGATGCCCGGCTGCGCTGGCTCGCGGGGCTCTACGGCTATGTCAGCCGCACCGATCTCGATTTCCGCATCGGCACGCCGCGGGTGACGCGCGAAACATCGATCGACCAGACCGGCATCGCCGGCTTCGGCCAGGCCGAATACGGCCTCACCCCGGATCTGCGCGTCACCCTGGGGACCAGGGTGGAGCGGATCGACCAGAGCGGCCGGATGCGGCTGACCAACGCGGCGGGCAGCAGCCGCTTCGACGCAGACATCACCGACACCACGCTTCTGCCCAAGATCTCGCTCGCCTGGGACGTGGCGCCCGAGACGATGCTCCACGCATCTTACGCCCGCGGCTATCTGCCCGGCGGTTACAATTACGGCAATGCCACCAGCCGTGACAGCCTGACCTATGGCGCCGAACACAGCTGGACGGCAGAGGCCGGTGTGAAGACCGCGCTGTTCGGCGGCCGGGTCGTCGCCGACCTTGCCCTCTTCCACACCACCTCGACCGACCGCCAGATTCTCGATCTCGAACCGGGCGGCATCACCACCATCACCAATGCCGCAGAGGCCCGCATCTACGGCGCCGAACTCGCCCTCGACGGCCGGATCGACGAGGTCTGGGGCTGGTTCGCCACCGGCGGTCTGCAGAAGGCGGAGGCCAGTTCCTACCGCACCACCGTCAACCGCGGCGGCACGCTGGTGCCGGTCGACTATTCCGGCAACCGCCTGCCGATGGCGGCAGAGGCCACCTGGTCGGCGGGGCTGCGCTACGACCAGGGCGGCAGCACGGGGGGCGACGGCTGGTTCGGCCTGGTCGCAGCCAACGGCTCCGGCCCCTATTACTTCGACGGTGCCAACACGCTGTCGCAGGACGCCTTCGCCCTGGCCGATGCCGCCCTCGGCTACCGCTTCGGCACCATCGAGGTCTCGCTTCAGGCCAGCAACATCTTCGACCGCAACGTTTATGCCCGCGCCGTCGGCGTGCCGCTCGGCCAGCTGGTCGAAGACGGCGCCGGCCGCGAGGTCAGCCTCCAGGTGAAGGCAAGCTGGTGA
- a CDS encoding MFS transporter produces the protein MSTRPAVAALLAALTANGAGHAFLLITLPPLGRARGFGDLETGLLLGLSALLMVVAGPVWGHVADRIGRRPVLVAGLAAAALFPALLAWTLDALDGGRLDAGRAYGLLLAARLVQAAISAGIMPAAQGFLADVTARDRRAGGMGMMGAAFGLGSILGGMTAWRLGGASPAVALLVLSAAIAAGTLLVALVLRATARPVSTATTATPRPPLGRLLPFLAITFAGLAAYAQLQQVTALRLQDQFGLAPAASIERGGALLALTTLAMVATQGLVIGRLGWAPARLVRRGAVLALLAMAMAAAAPAILWLQIAMVLLGAGFGLLLPGNLAGLSLATPAGAQARAAGINGMAQGLAMAAGPMLGAMLHQFSPTAPWWAGAVLLAVIAGIAFRRRSEAFAG, from the coding sequence ATGTCGACCCGTCCAGCCGTCGCCGCCCTGCTTGCCGCCCTTACCGCAAACGGGGCCGGCCATGCCTTCCTGCTGATCACCCTGCCGCCGCTCGGCCGTGCCCGCGGCTTCGGCGATCTTGAAACCGGGCTGCTGCTCGGCCTCTCGGCCCTGCTGATGGTGGTGGCAGGGCCCGTCTGGGGCCATGTCGCCGACCGGATCGGCCGCCGGCCGGTGCTGGTGGCGGGGCTTGCCGCCGCCGCCCTCTTCCCCGCCCTCCTCGCCTGGACCCTCGATGCCCTCGATGGCGGCCGGCTCGATGCCGGCCGCGCCTATGGCCTGCTGCTCGCGGCACGGCTGGTTCAGGCCGCCATATCGGCCGGGATCATGCCCGCCGCCCAGGGCTTTCTGGCCGATGTCACCGCCCGCGACCGCCGGGCCGGCGGCATGGGGATGATGGGGGCCGCCTTCGGCCTGGGCTCGATTCTGGGCGGCATGACCGCCTGGCGGCTGGGCGGCGCATCGCCGGCCGTGGCGCTGCTGGTCCTTTCGGCCGCCATCGCCGCCGGCACGCTTCTGGTGGCGCTGGTGCTGCGGGCGACGGCACGGCCGGTATCCACGGCCACCACCGCCACGCCGCGCCCGCCGCTCGGCCGGCTTCTGCCCTTCCTTGCCATAACCTTCGCCGGCCTTGCCGCCTATGCCCAGCTTCAGCAGGTAACGGCGCTCCGCCTCCAGGATCAGTTCGGCCTCGCCCCCGCCGCCTCCATCGAACGCGGCGGTGCGCTCCTCGCCCTGACCACCCTCGCCATGGTCGCGACGCAGGGTCTGGTGATCGGCCGGCTGGGCTGGGCCCCGGCCCGTCTGGTGCGCAGGGGGGCCGTGCTCGCCCTCCTCGCCATGGCCATGGCGGCGGCCGCACCTGCCATCCTCTGGCTCCAGATCGCGATGGTCCTGCTCGGTGCCGGCTTCGGCCTGCTGCTGCCCGGCAATCTCGCCGGGCTCAGCCTGGCCACGCCCGCGGGCGCCCAGGCCCGCGCCGCCGGCATCAACGGCATGGCCCAGGGCCTCGCCATGGCGGCAGGGCCGATGCTCGGCGCCATGCTGCACCAGTTCTCCCCCACCGCGCCCTGGTGGGCGGGGGCGGTCCTGCTCGCCGTCATCGCCGGGATCGCCTTCCGGCGCCGGTCCGAGGCTTTCGCCGGATGA
- a CDS encoding helix-turn-helix transcriptional regulator: MTDHPALVLPAAAGPARTGLRAGSEFRVGPRLLDRLSTGRAGWQDHALAVGGGAVRFRTARPGPGITLTTSTCRLDADYRSRIDHGGAVGVLAFGLSGTSLFGCGRPDLTHQVQAGDVWLFRLDDAPISRLTPAQDQACMLAVKFDLDRVAAVLAEAGIACKGTGARRLGRVGTRTTLSALTGNPLATAIDRLRAESTALGLLADWLGPGHAPEPPGGLLAPEDRRAVARVADRLLADMAEPPSLDELAALAGMSHVRLNRCFRKAYGATVFAWLRDRRLDQARLALERGEASVTEIAFLCGFSSSSHFAAAFRARHGTSPAAFRRG, from the coding sequence ATGACCGACCATCCTGCCCTTGTTCTCCCCGCCGCTGCCGGCCCTGCGCGCACCGGCTTGCGCGCCGGCAGCGAATTCCGCGTGGGGCCGCGCCTGCTCGACCGGCTGTCGACCGGCCGTGCCGGCTGGCAGGATCATGCGCTGGCGGTGGGCGGCGGTGCCGTGCGTTTCCGGACCGCACGCCCCGGCCCCGGCATCACGCTGACGACCAGCACCTGCCGGCTGGACGCCGACTATCGCTCGCGGATCGATCATGGCGGCGCGGTCGGCGTGCTCGCCTTCGGCCTGTCGGGCACCAGCCTGTTCGGCTGCGGCCGCCCCGACCTGACGCATCAGGTACAGGCCGGGGATGTCTGGCTGTTCCGTCTGGACGACGCCCCGATCAGCCGCCTGACCCCCGCCCAGGACCAGGCCTGCATGCTCGCGGTCAAGTTCGACCTCGACCGCGTCGCCGCGGTCCTGGCCGAAGCGGGGATCGCCTGCAAGGGCACCGGCGCCCGCCGCCTGGGCCGGGTCGGGACCCGCACGACGCTCTCCGCCCTCACCGGCAATCCGCTCGCCACGGCCATCGATCGGCTCAGGGCCGAAAGCACGGCGCTCGGCCTGCTCGCCGACTGGCTGGGGCCCGGACATGCCCCCGAGCCGCCGGGCGGCCTGCTCGCCCCCGAAGACCGCCGCGCGGTCGCCCGGGTCGCCGACCGGCTGCTGGCCGACATGGCCGAACCGCCATCGCTCGACGAACTGGCAGCCTTGGCCGGCATGAGCCATGTCCGCCTCAACCGCTGTTTCCGCAAGGCCTATGGCGCCACGGTCTTCGCCTGGCTGCGCGACCGCCGGCTGGACCAGGCCCGCCTTGCGCTGGAACGGGGCGAGGCCAGCGTCACCGAAATCGCCTTCCTGTGCGGCTTCAGCAGCTCCAGCCATTTCGCCGCCGCCTTCCGCGCCCGCCACGGCACCAGCCCGGCGGCCTTCCGGCGCGGATAG
- a CDS encoding TetR/AcrR family transcriptional regulator — MADGALTPEQILDTAEDVLRRFGLQKTTVVDVARALGVSHGSIYRHFPSKTALREAVAARWLARVSEPLAEIAAETGPALPRLRRWLERLIRIKRGKVLEDPELFAVYHALAGEADAVVQDHVGKLVDQISRILSDGMVTGEVRFNDPRATAWAVLRTTMVFHHPAHVGHWSLPEAEVERAFDDIFDLITRGLAPPEA; from the coding sequence TTGGCCGACGGCGCGCTCACGCCCGAACAGATCCTGGACACGGCGGAGGATGTCCTCCGCCGGTTCGGGCTTCAGAAGACCACGGTCGTCGACGTGGCCCGTGCGCTCGGCGTCAGCCATGGCAGCATCTATCGCCATTTCCCCAGCAAAACCGCCCTGCGTGAGGCGGTGGCCGCCCGCTGGCTCGCCCGCGTCTCGGAGCCGCTGGCCGAGATTGCCGCAGAGACCGGCCCGGCCCTGCCGCGCCTGCGGCGCTGGCTCGAACGGCTGATCCGGATCAAGCGCGGCAAGGTGCTTGAAGATCCTGAGCTTTTTGCGGTCTATCATGCACTGGCCGGCGAGGCCGATGCCGTGGTTCAGGACCATGTCGGCAAGCTGGTCGACCAGATATCGCGCATATTGAGCGACGGCATGGTCACCGGAGAGGTGCGGTTCAACGATCCGCGGGCCACGGCCTGGGCGGTGCTGCGGACCACCATGGTCTTTCATCATCCGGCCCATGTCGGCCACTGGTCGCTGCCCGAGGCCGAGGTCGAACGGGCCTTCGACGACATTTTCGACCTGATCACCCGCGGCCTCGCCCCGCCGGAGGCCTGA
- a CDS encoding aldo/keto reductase — MPVSVPAHTFTGTTGRLDDPMTLPALGLGCMGMSDAYGPADRDESIATIHAALDAGIFLLDTGDFYGQGHNELLIREALWSRRREDVFIAVKFGALRDPEGRFLGFDSRPAAVKNALAYTLKRLGTDYVDLYQPARLDPAVPIEDTVGAVAEMIEAGYVRHLGLSEVSARTLERAAAVHPVRWLQIEYSVLDRGIEASILPAARRLGTVISAYGVLGRGLLSSDWAARRALAVGDYRAHLPRFSGDNLERNLALTGVLHDIAAEREVTATQIAIAWVAAQGPDIVPLIGARRRHQLAEAIGALDIRLSSGDLARIRDAIPADATAGTRYTPEQMRMLDSETGAV, encoded by the coding sequence ATGCCTGTCTCCGTTCCTGCCCACACCTTCACCGGCACCACCGGCCGGCTGGACGATCCGATGACCCTGCCGGCACTCGGCCTCGGCTGCATGGGCATGTCCGATGCCTATGGTCCGGCCGATCGCGACGAGAGCATCGCGACCATTCATGCCGCGCTCGATGCGGGCATCTTCCTGCTCGATACCGGCGACTTCTACGGCCAGGGCCACAACGAACTGCTGATCCGCGAGGCGTTGTGGAGCCGGCGGCGCGAGGATGTGTTCATCGCGGTCAAGTTCGGCGCGCTGCGCGACCCCGAGGGCCGCTTCCTGGGATTCGACAGCCGCCCGGCCGCGGTGAAGAACGCGCTTGCCTATACCCTGAAGCGGCTGGGCACCGATTACGTCGATCTCTACCAGCCGGCCCGGCTCGACCCGGCGGTGCCGATCGAGGACACGGTCGGCGCCGTCGCCGAGATGATCGAGGCCGGTTATGTCCGCCATCTGGGCCTCTCGGAAGTCAGTGCCCGAACCCTGGAGCGCGCGGCCGCCGTGCATCCTGTGCGCTGGCTGCAGATCGAATATTCGGTGCTCGACCGGGGCATCGAAGCCTCGATCCTGCCCGCCGCCCGCCGGCTCGGCACGGTGATCAGCGCCTATGGCGTGCTCGGCCGCGGCCTGCTCTCCAGCGACTGGGCGGCACGCAGGGCGCTGGCGGTGGGGGATTACCGCGCCCATCTGCCACGTTTCTCGGGCGACAATCTGGAACGCAATCTGGCGCTCACCGGCGTGCTGCACGACATCGCGGCGGAACGCGAGGTGACCGCCACCCAGATCGCCATCGCCTGGGTGGCGGCCCAGGGCCCGGATATCGTGCCGCTGATCGGCGCCCGCCGGCGTCACCAGCTTGCCGAAGCAATCGGAGCGCTCGACATCCGGCTCTCATCCGGCGATCTTGCCCGGATCCGTGATGCCATCCCGGCCGACGCCACGGCCGGGACGCGCTACACGCCTGAACAGATGCGGATGCTGGACAGCGAGACCGGGGCCGTCTGA
- a CDS encoding alpha/beta fold hydrolase translates to MIPEAFADAGFTVERLGMDDGFALTLARIGPRFAESGRRPVILGHGVGFATLACRGLWQTLSRDREVVAVDLRGHGLNAAGIEVTPPQARLAADQAAIARHLATEAGTPPDALFHSYSGVLSLHAEQAEGRLYHRRVFMEPPLIPAGDMEGATEAAAGRDFLAERVKRRKDRFASRADFARIFRERPEFAWMEPGAPDDLAAAVLVPAEDGGFRLACPPVVESGFYAGNTPEGLWDLLARAKRQPGLIAPSLMIAGRRPEGIAADPFTAAIASVAARAAGFDLLQLADITHMLPMERSGFIAAAAAAFFDEPATREASVGG, encoded by the coding sequence GTGATCCCCGAGGCCTTCGCCGATGCCGGCTTCACGGTCGAGCGGCTGGGCATGGACGATGGCTTTGCCCTCACCCTGGCCCGGATCGGCCCGCGTTTCGCCGAAAGCGGCCGCCGGCCGGTGATCCTGGGCCATGGCGTCGGCTTCGCCACCCTGGCCTGTCGCGGCCTGTGGCAGACGCTGTCGCGGGATCGCGAGGTGGTGGCGGTGGACCTGCGCGGCCACGGCCTGAACGCCGCCGGCATCGAGGTCACCCCGCCCCAGGCCCGGCTTGCCGCCGACCAGGCCGCCATCGCCCGCCATCTCGCGACGGAAGCCGGCACGCCGCCGGACGCGCTGTTCCATTCCTATTCGGGCGTGCTGTCGCTGCATGCCGAACAGGCGGAAGGCCGGCTCTACCATCGCCGGGTGTTCATGGAGCCGCCGCTGATTCCGGCCGGCGACATGGAGGGGGCCACCGAGGCCGCCGCCGGGCGCGACTTCCTGGCCGAGCGGGTCAAACGCCGCAAGGACCGTTTTGCCAGCCGCGCGGATTTCGCCCGCATCTTCCGCGAGCGGCCGGAATTTGCCTGGATGGAGCCGGGCGCGCCCGACGACCTGGCCGCCGCCGTGCTGGTCCCGGCGGAGGATGGCGGGTTCCGCCTGGCCTGTCCGCCCGTGGTCGAGAGCGGTTTCTATGCCGGCAACACCCCGGAAGGGCTCTGGGATCTGCTCGCCCGGGCGAAGCGGCAACCGGGTCTCATCGCCCCCAGCCTGATGATCGCCGGTCGCCGGCCCGAGGGCATCGCGGCCGATCCCTTCACCGCCGCCATCGCCTCTGTCGCCGCCCGGGCCGCGGGGTTCGACCTGCTTCAGCTGGCCGACATCACCCACATGCTGCCGATGGAACGCTCCGGCTTCATCGCCGCCGCCGCCGCCGCCTTCTTCGACGAGCCGGCCACCAGGGAGGCATCAGTCGGCGGATAA
- a CDS encoding alpha/beta fold hydrolase, with amino-acid sequence MTSPPLRPEIAGRDGRPLPVLIDLPEEGTVTAGWAIFAHCFTCSAASTAATRIARGLAAEGFGVLRVDFTGSGEGCEPPAPDFAADVEDIILAAGWLERNYAAPVLLIGHSLGGTAVLAASPRLAAVRAVATIGAPSAPEHILHHLGRAADDALDDGRAVLPLGSGTITVTRDFVQGVRETDVLRGLGRLHKALLVMHAPFDQIVGIDEATRIFVAARHPKSFVSLDTADHLLNGAADAAYAAGVIAAWAARYTRDDQAGHRHGARAGAPDARAVDAATAAGAPPPEGKVVVAENGRGKLGNTVRVGRHIQLADEPVAVGGQDGGPAPYDYLLAGLGACTSMTIRMYADRKGWPLARVTVTLAHAKVHARDCAECETREGKIDVIDREIRLDGPLDDDQRAKLMEIADKCPVHRTLHSEIMVRTRAVTA; translated from the coding sequence ATGACCTCCCCGCCGCTCCGCCCCGAGATTGCCGGCCGTGACGGCCGACCGCTGCCGGTTCTGATCGACCTGCCGGAAGAGGGTACGGTCACCGCCGGCTGGGCGATCTTCGCCCATTGCTTCACCTGCTCTGCCGCCAGCACCGCGGCCACCCGGATTGCACGCGGGCTGGCGGCGGAAGGCTTCGGCGTGCTCAGGGTCGATTTCACCGGCAGCGGCGAGGGCTGCGAGCCGCCGGCGCCTGATTTCGCCGCCGATGTCGAAGACATCATCCTCGCCGCCGGCTGGCTGGAGCGGAACTACGCGGCGCCAGTGCTGCTGATCGGCCACAGCCTGGGCGGCACCGCGGTGCTGGCCGCTTCCCCCCGGCTGGCCGCCGTGCGCGCCGTCGCCACCATCGGTGCGCCGTCCGCCCCCGAGCACATCCTGCACCATCTGGGCCGCGCCGCCGACGACGCGCTGGACGACGGCCGCGCGGTGCTGCCGCTGGGCTCGGGCACCATCACCGTCACCCGCGATTTCGTTCAGGGCGTGCGCGAGACCGATGTGCTGCGCGGCCTTGGCCGGCTGCACAAGGCGCTGCTGGTGATGCATGCGCCCTTCGATCAGATCGTCGGCATCGACGAGGCGACCCGGATCTTCGTCGCCGCCCGCCATCCCAAAAGCTTCGTGTCGCTCGACACCGCCGACCATCTGCTGAACGGCGCCGCCGATGCCGCCTATGCCGCAGGCGTCATCGCCGCCTGGGCCGCGCGCTACACCCGCGACGACCAGGCCGGCCATCGCCACGGCGCCCGGGCCGGCGCGCCCGATGCACGTGCGGTCGATGCCGCCACCGCGGCCGGCGCGCCACCGCCGGAAGGCAAGGTGGTGGTGGCAGAGAACGGCCGGGGCAAACTCGGCAACACCGTCCGGGTCGGCCGCCATATCCAGCTGGCCGACGAGCCGGTGGCGGTGGGCGGCCAGGATGGTGGGCCTGCCCCTTACGATTATCTGCTCGCCGGCCTTGGTGCCTGCACCTCGATGACCATCCGCATGTATGCCGATCGCAAGGGCTGGCCGCTCGCCCGTGTGACCGTCACCCTTGCGCATGCCAAGGTCCATGCCCGAGACTGCGCCGAGTGCGAAACCCGCGAGGGCAAGATCGACGTGATCGACCGCGAGATCCGTCTCGACGGTCCACTCGACGACGACCAGCGCGCCAAGCTGATGGAGATTGCCGACAAATGCCCGGTTCATCGGACGCTGCATTCAGAGATCATGGTTCGGACGCGCGCGGTGACGGCGTGA
- a CDS encoding type II toxin-antitoxin system HicB family antitoxin: protein MSGGSIAPLSDRLEIDGETATVTLDPETRMLRGAFVGLSGGADFYATNIPDLIEEGRRSLAVYLGLCREKGIEPRPKVA, encoded by the coding sequence ATGTCGGGAGGAAGCATCGCCCCCCTGAGCGACCGTCTTGAGATTGACGGCGAGACGGCGACCGTCACCCTCGATCCCGAGACCCGGATGCTGCGCGGTGCATTCGTCGGCCTGAGCGGTGGCGCCGATTTCTACGCGACGAATATCCCCGACCTGATCGAGGAAGGCCGCAGATCGCTGGCCGTCTATCTCGGCCTCTGCCGCGAAAAGGGCATCGAGCCGCGCCCCAAAGTCGCATGA